Proteins encoded by one window of Halobaculum halobium:
- a CDS encoding transcription initiation factor IIB family protein — protein sequence MYRASDEVEHEEWLARLRRAAESLELSPEARSNATDMFLSAVPEEDRSKPAMAAAALYAGALIAGDERPQTAVADAMDVTRLSVQQHWKGVLEDAGFRPPSW from the coding sequence ATGTACCGCGCCAGCGACGAGGTGGAACACGAGGAGTGGCTCGCCAGACTCCGACGCGCCGCCGAGTCGCTGGAGCTCTCGCCCGAGGCCCGCTCAAACGCGACCGATATGTTCCTATCCGCCGTTCCCGAGGAGGATCGGTCGAAACCTGCGATGGCCGCGGCTGCGCTGTACGCCGGGGCGCTCATCGCCGGCGACGAGCGCCCGCAGACCGCGGTGGCCGATGCGATGGACGTCACCAGGCTCTCGGTCCAGCAACACTGGAAGGGCGTGCTCGAGGACGCCGGCTTTCGACCGCCGTCGTGGTGA
- the dacZ gene encoding diadenylate cyclase DacZ has protein sequence MTTSADLLVDLVADVDGVFLFSPNGSTYEDFRELDGEQAVVVAPENDHDADRYVELPLEFDNVRDRIRFGVEGAMDHGYCVEGDVVACAVGVFDDPIDGVIRTPVTESMHSGIYDLFANSRADPNVVRDVFDVAIELGKKGQKGKPVGALFVVGDAGKVMNKSRPLSYNPFEKSHVHVGDPIVNVMLKEFSRLDGAFVISDSGKIVSAYRYLEPGAEGVDIPKGLGARHMAGGAITRDTNAIAIVLSESDGLVRAFKGGRLVLELDPEEY, from the coding sequence ATGACTACCTCGGCCGATCTCCTCGTCGACCTCGTCGCGGACGTCGACGGGGTGTTCCTCTTTTCACCGAACGGATCGACGTACGAGGACTTCCGCGAGCTCGACGGCGAGCAGGCCGTCGTCGTCGCGCCCGAGAACGACCACGACGCGGACCGCTACGTGGAACTTCCGCTGGAATTCGACAACGTCCGCGACCGGATCCGCTTCGGCGTCGAGGGGGCGATGGACCACGGCTACTGCGTTGAAGGCGACGTGGTCGCGTGCGCGGTCGGCGTGTTCGACGACCCGATCGACGGCGTGATCCGCACGCCCGTCACCGAGTCGATGCACTCGGGTATCTACGACCTGTTCGCCAACTCTCGCGCGGACCCGAACGTCGTGCGCGACGTGTTCGACGTGGCGATCGAACTGGGCAAGAAAGGCCAGAAGGGCAAGCCCGTCGGCGCGCTGTTCGTCGTCGGCGACGCCGGCAAAGTGATGAACAAGTCCCGGCCGCTGAGCTACAACCCCTTCGAGAAGAGCCACGTCCACGTCGGCGACCCCATCGTGAACGTGATGCTCAAGGAGTTCTCCCGGCTCGACGGCGCGTTCGTCATCAGCGACTCGGGGAAGATCGTCTCCGCCTACCGCTACCTGGAGCCGGGAGCTGAAGGCGTCGACATCCCGAAAGGGCTGGGCGCGCGACACATGGCCGGCGGCGCGATCACCCGCGACACGAACGCGATCGCGATCGTGCTCTCGGAATCGGACGGGCTCGTCCGTGCGTTCAAGGGCGGTCGCCTCGTGCTTGAACTCGACCCGGAGGAGTACTGA